The Candidatus Angelobacter sp. sequence GGCGCGGATCCCCGTCGTTTGCGCGATCTCGGCACCATCGAGTCTGGCGGTCGAATTCGCCCGCGAAGTCGGACAGACCCTGATCGGTTTTTTGCGTGGTGACTCGTTCAACGTGTACTCGCATCCGGATCGAGTTTTGGACCCGAAAGCAAAGACCATGTCGAAAGGCGAGTGAGGCGGGGGCAGCCTTCTCAGGTTGACGACGTGCGCAGGTACGGCGCGAGCAATTCGGTCAACTTACCCGGCATGCGCTTCGGGTTTTCGGCGATCGTTGCACAAACGTGATGAGTGCTGCCTTCAAGGATGGATTGGTTATGCTGATTGTCAATGTGGTAACCGAAGTTGAGCCTCACGCGGTCGAGTTCGGTCAACCAAAGGCCGATGGTAAGGACGTCGTCGTAACGTGCGGCGCGAATGTATTCAAGGCGGCTCTCGATCACGGGAAAAACGGTGTCCTCCTGTTGCAGGGTCAGCAGCGGGAGTCGGAGCGAACGGAAAAACTCACCACGGACCTCTTCGAGAATGTCGAGGTAGCGGGCATAGTAAACATGGTTACCCAGGGTGCAATCGGAGTAGGTGACGCGGTGCTGATGGCGGAAGATTCTGTCGGGCATGGCGTGACGTTAAGGGTGATACCTCGGCCGCGCGAGCCGGAATTGGTGACTGGCGGGCGATAATGAGGGTTGCCAACACTCTGACTTGGAGTATCTTGGCAACGTGGATTGGCAGCAAACCATTTCGCTTTTGATTGTCGCCGCGACCGCAGGAATCTTTCTCCGGGCGCGATTCCGGCGCCGCAAGTTCAGATTTGAGCGCGACACTCATTGCGGCTGCGCTGGTCAATCCCGGTCGCAAAGCTCGATTGTCTTTCGCGCGCGCAAGGGCGAACGCCCGCAAATCATCGTCAAATCCTGATCACCTCTTGCTTGCGCTGCCTCTGATATTGATATACTTTCGCGTTGATCATGGCCTTGAACAAAGTTTCCGCATCCGTTCATTTCGTTAAACGACCGCAAAGCGTCGGTCTGGATTCCTCCGAAACCTACTGGGTGCCGAACACCGACGTTTATGTGGCCGAAAGTGGTCTCGTCATCAAGGTCGAGTTGGCCGGCATGCGCAAAGAGGATTTGGAGCTGACGGTCGAGGGCAGCCGCCTGAAGATCAGCGGACAGCGCCCGGACGGATGCCGCGCCGCGAAATGCACATTTCTGGTGATGGAAATCAATTACGGCGCGTTTGAAAGCGTCATTGAACTCCCTCCCGGGTACGATTTGGGCCAGGCGAAGGCCGCTTATCAAAATGGTTTTCTGCGCATTGATGTGCCGGTTCTCGCGCCCTCGTCGCAAAAGCCGATTTCAGTTTCCATTCCTTCCGGCGAAGGTTAACCTTTCGCTGAACTTTTTGGCCGGCTCCGACATCTAACCATGAGAGCGGCCATAAAATGACCTCACCGGACACTGAATTCATCAGCATCCTCGGAGCTTCCACCGGCGGCTCGGACACAACCATCACGCGCGCGGGCGGCAAGTCCATTCCGGACGTCCTGCCGATTCTCGGGTTGTCCGACATCGTGATTTTTCCCGGCATGGTGGCGCCGTTGCTCGTCGAGTCTGCGGCGAGCATCCGGCTGATCGACGACGTCGTCGCGGGAGATCGTTTCATCGGCCTGGTGCTGCAAAAGAAGCCGGACGTCGAGAATCCGGCGCCCGAGGATTTGTGGAACAACGGCTGCGCCGTGCGGGTGGTGAAAATGCTTAAGTTTCCGGACAACACCGTCCGGGTTCTCGTGGAGGGATTGCGCCGTTTCCGGATCGCGCAATACGAATCGCACGAGCCTTACCTCCGCGCAAGGATCGAAGTCATCCGCGACTCGGTCGAACAGTCGCTGGAATTGACCGCAATGACACGGAACGCGCAGCGTCAGTTCCAGGAAATCATCAACCTCTCACCCGCGATGTCCGACGAGGTCAAGGTCGCGGCGCTGAACACGGAACACTCCGGAAAACTTGCGGACCTGATCGCGGCGAACCTTAACCTGAGCCTGGAGGAACGGGAACAGTTGCTGGAAATGAACGTGGTCAGAGACCGGCTGACGCGCCTCCTGCCGCTGTTGAGCCGCGAGCTGGAAGTGCTGACACTCGGTTCAAAAATCCAGAAGGAAGTGGCTTCCTCAATGAGCAAGAGCCAGCGCGACTTCTTCCTGCGCGAGCAAATCCGCGCGATTCAGCGGGAACTGGGCGAATCCGATCCGGCCACCGGTGAGATCAATTCCCTCCGCGATCAGATCGAGAAAAATCAGCTTCCGGACGACGCGAAAAAAGTGGGGCTAAAGGAACTGGAACGTTTGCAGCAAATCCCGACGACGACCCCCGAATACACGGTTTCGCGGAATTATCTCGATTGGATCGTCAATCTGCCGTGGGCGAAGGCAACCGAAGACAAGATAGACCTTGCCGCCGCCGAGCGCATTCTCGACGAGCAACATTACGGATTGACCCGGGTGAAGGACCGGCTGCTGGAGTTTCTGGCGGTCATCAAGCTGAAGAACAAATTGAAAGGCCCGATCCTCTGTCTCGTCGGCCCGCCCGGCGTGGGCAAAACTTCGCTTGGTAAAAGCGTGGCTGACGCGCTTGGCCGGAAATTCGCCCGAATCGCACTGGGCGGCATGCGCGATGAAGCGGAGATCCGGGGACATCGGCGGACGTATGTGGGCGCATTGCCCGGCCGCATCATTCAAAGCCTGCGGCGCATGGAGAGCAATAACCCGGTCATTTTGCTGGACGAGATCGACAAGGTGGGGTCGGATTTCCGCGGCGATCCGGCGGCGGCACTGCTGGAAGTGCTCGATCCCCAGCAGAACCACACGTTCACCGACAATTACCTCGACATGCCGTTCGACCTGTCGCACGTCCTGTTCATCACCACGGCCAACTGGCTTGATCCGATCCATCCCGCATTGCGCGACCGGCTGGAAGTGATAGAGCTGCCCAGCTACACTGCTGCCGAGAAACTGCAAATCGCGAAACGCTATCTTGTGCCTCGCCAGTTGGAGGAGCATGGCTTGAAGCCCAAGCTTGTGAAACTGCCGGACGCGGCGTTAAAGCGATTGATCCAGGATTACACCCGGGAGGCGGGCGTCCGACAGCTGGAACGCGAAATCGCCGCCCTGACCCGCAAGGCGGCGCGTAAGATTGTAAGCCGGCAGGGTCTGCTCCGGCCGCTGACAATCACCCCCGATGAATTACCAGACTACCTTGGTCCGGCGAAGTTCGAGACCGAGATGGCCGAGACCATCACGGAGTCCGGTGTCGCCGTCGGTCTGGCCTGGACGCCTGTGGGGGGTGACATTCTGTTCATCGAGGCGACCCGCATGCCGGGCACCGGAAAACTGCTGCTGACCGGCTCGCTTGGCGAAGTGATGAAAGAGAGTGCACAGACGGCGCTGACGTATTTGCGAAGCCAGTCCAAAGCGTTGAAACTGGATTTTACCGATTTTGAAAAGCAGGACGTTCATATCCACATTCCGGCGGGCGCGACGCCCAAAGACGGTCCCAGCGCGGGTGTTACGATCGTCGCGGCCCTCGCATCGTTGCTGGCACAGCGTCTGGTCGGCTCCGACGTGGCGATGACGGGGGAAATAAGCTTGCGCGGCCGGGTGTTGCCCGTCGGCGGCATCAAGGAAAAGGTGCTTGCGGCGAGCCGCGCCGGTATCAAACATGTCATTCTGCCCGAACAAAACCGCAAAGATTGGGTCGAAGTCCCGGCGGAGGTTCGCCGGAAGCTCAAGGCCCACTTTGTTCGGCACATTTCGCAGATCCTGCCGCTCGCCCTGCGTTCACAATGACAGTGGGGCGGACAGCCTTTTGCCTGACGATGACCATGTTTGGCATTTGCGCGAACGTTGCAGCAACGAAGCCCGTCGCGGTTTCCGACGAAGAGGGCCAGAAACTTGCCGCGGAACTCCGCCTGTTACGCCCGGCAGACGACCTGGCAATCCGGGGTCTGTTGAAGATTCGTGACGCTGACGGCAGGCGGACGAATGTCCCGTTTCACTATCGGTTCATTTCGGGCGAGAAGACGTGGCAGAATGTTTACGAAATCGAGGGCGGTGGCGGTATGGCGGGCGAGACGCTAAAGGTCATTCACACCGAGGGTGGGCCGAACCGTTATCTATTTTCGCACCGGAGCAATGGTTCAATTGGGGAGCCGGTCGCCGGCGACAAGGCGATGATTCCGTTTGCGAACTCCGACTTCTGGCTCGCCGATCTCGGTTTGGAATTTCTCCATTGGCCCGGACAGCGAATCGTCCATGAGGCCAAGATCAAGATGCGAAAGGGCCGTCCGTGCAAAGTGCTCGAAAGTGTCAACCCGCGGCCCGATGCCGCGGGTTATACGCGCGTCCGTTCCTGGATAGACATCGAAACGGGGCAGCCCATTCTCGCGGAGGCCTATGGGCCAGACAATAAACTGATCAAAGAATTCGAAATCGGCAGTGTGACGAAGGTCAACGGCCATTGGGAACTGAAAAACATGGAAATGCGCAACACGGGAACCGATTCCCGGACTGTTCTTGAATTTCAATACGACCAGAAGGCCGGGGAATAACGGAAGCATGGGACCGGTGAAGTTTGGATAAGATCATGCCACAGTGCCCGGCTTGGGATTCTTCCCGGCGTGACTTTTTCGCCAAGGTCCTGTCGAATCAGCGATGGCACCACGCTGTTCAATGGCCAAGCCTGCAGAAGCTGAATCTCAGTTCGTTTCCGGCGGGCCGCATCGCATGAAAGAGGCCCAGGCGACCGGTCCCGCTGGCGACGACCCAGTCTCCGCCGGCCACGGGCCGACGTGGGCCTCGCCTGAATTTGGCGCGATCTACGAGGAACATTCCCGCCAGATTTTCTATCTGGCCTTGCGTTTTCTCGGCGATCCGGCCCAGGCGGAAGATGCGACGCACGATGTGTTCCTGAAAGCCTACCGGAAACTCGGCGAATTTCGCGGCGACTCCGCGATGCGCACCTGGCTCTATCGCATCGCGATCAACCATTGCAAGAATCTCCGTCAGACCTGGTACCAGCGCAACATGGTCAGCAACGCGGACGACTCGATCTGGGAAAGCGCCGTCTCCAGGACGGAAACCCCGTTGCGCGTGCTCGAAATCAAGGAGCTTGGCGAGCGTATTCAAAAGACACTTGATGCCCTGCCGGAGGAATACCGGCTTCTGCTGCTGCTTGTGGCCGACGAACAGTTGAGTTACGAGGAAATGGCCGCCCTGACCGGGCAAAGCTCTGACGCGATCCGCGGCAAACTGCATCGTGCGCGAAAATCCTTTGTCCTCCAGTTCCAGAAACCCGCCTGATCCGATTATGAACCCTAAATCCCCCAAGTTTCAGCACCAGCAGAAACAGGAAACGACCGAACAAGCCGCCGCCTTGCAGACGACACATGAGTTTGCTTCGCCGGAGGAGATACTTCGCCGCGATGCCGCGCAGGTTGAAGTCCCCGCCGCGCTCGCACATCGCGTGGCCGAGTCGATCGCGAAAGAGCCGAAGCCGTCGCGGTCCTGGTGGAGAAAACTGTTCTCTCGCGGCGAGGCCAACGGATGATTTGCATCGAGGACATCAAGCCGAAACAACGAACGAGATGTCGCTCGGAGATTGCTCGCTCGCGCGTGGAGGCGGCGCGCGCTGCGCTGGCCGACTGCCACCTGTGCGCGCATCACTGTGGCGTGAACCGGCTGTCTGGTGCGGCGGGTTTCTGTCGCGCCGGCGCTCAGGCACGGGTTTTTATGGTGCAGGTGGAGGTTTCAGACGAACTCGAATTGATCCCGACCTTCGCCATCGCGTTGAGTGGTTGCGATCTCCGCTGCGCCTTCTGCATCACCGGGGCCGAGAGCTGGAGTGCCCGCGCGGGGGAGCCGATTGAGGTCGGTTCGCTCACGACCAAGGCGCGGGCCGCGCTGGCCGAGGGTGCGCGGACCATCATGATTTTAGGCGGCGAACCGACGATTCATCTTCCATCGGTGTTGGAACTCGTCGCTGCCTTGCCGGACGGGGCGAAACTCGTTTGGAAAACCAACGCTCATGGCTCGGCCCAGGCCCGCGCATTGCTCGATGGACTTTTTGATGTCTGGCTGGCGGATTACAAGTTTGGCAATGACGCGTGCGCGCAGCGTCTGGCGCGGGTCTCGGGCTACACGCGTGTGGTTCGAGAAAACCTCCTTTGGGCCAGCGACCATAGCGAGCTGATCATCAGGCACCTGGTCATGCCGGGGCACGTGGACTGTTGCTGGGCGCCGGTTGCGCAATGGCTCGCCAGAAATATCCCGGCAGTGAAGATCAATTTGCGGACCGGATTCTGGCCAGCATGGCATGC is a genomic window containing:
- a CDS encoding outer membrane lipoprotein-sorting protein, which gives rise to MFGICANVAATKPVAVSDEEGQKLAAELRLLRPADDLAIRGLLKIRDADGRRTNVPFHYRFISGEKTWQNVYEIEGGGGMAGETLKVIHTEGGPNRYLFSHRSNGSIGEPVAGDKAMIPFANSDFWLADLGLEFLHWPGQRIVHEAKIKMRKGRPCKVLESVNPRPDAAGYTRVRSWIDIETGQPILAEAYGPDNKLIKEFEIGSVTKVNGHWELKNMEMRNTGTDSRTVLEFQYDQKAGE
- a CDS encoding formate dehydrogenase accessory sulfurtransferase FdhD, with the protein product ARIPVVCAISAPSSLAVEFAREVGQTLIGFLRGDSFNVYSHPDRVLDPKAKTMSKGE
- a CDS encoding radical SAM protein; its protein translation is MNRLSGAAGFCRAGAQARVFMVQVEVSDELELIPTFAIALSGCDLRCAFCITGAESWSARAGEPIEVGSLTTKARAALAEGARTIMILGGEPTIHLPSVLELVAALPDGAKLVWKTNAHGSAQARALLDGLFDVWLADYKFGNDACAQRLARVSGYTRVVRENLLWASDHSELIIRHLVMPGHVDCCWAPVAQWLARNIPAVKINLRTGFWPAWHAARHAEMRGTTSTSEANRAWEIAREFGLRSIE
- a CDS encoding sigma-70 family RNA polymerase sigma factor; its protein translation is MAKPAEAESQFVSGGPHRMKEAQATGPAGDDPVSAGHGPTWASPEFGAIYEEHSRQIFYLALRFLGDPAQAEDATHDVFLKAYRKLGEFRGDSAMRTWLYRIAINHCKNLRQTWYQRNMVSNADDSIWESAVSRTETPLRVLEIKELGERIQKTLDALPEEYRLLLLLVADEQLSYEEMAALTGQSSDAIRGKLHRARKSFVLQFQKPA
- a CDS encoding thioesterase family protein; the protein is MPDRIFRHQHRVTYSDCTLGNHVYYARYLDILEEVRGEFFRSLRLPLLTLQQEDTVFPVIESRLEYIRAARYDDVLTIGLWLTELDRVRLNFGYHIDNQHNQSILEGSTHHVCATIAENPKRMPGKLTELLAPYLRTSST
- the lon gene encoding endopeptidase La, whose translation is MTSPDTEFISILGASTGGSDTTITRAGGKSIPDVLPILGLSDIVIFPGMVAPLLVESAASIRLIDDVVAGDRFIGLVLQKKPDVENPAPEDLWNNGCAVRVVKMLKFPDNTVRVLVEGLRRFRIAQYESHEPYLRARIEVIRDSVEQSLELTAMTRNAQRQFQEIINLSPAMSDEVKVAALNTEHSGKLADLIAANLNLSLEEREQLLEMNVVRDRLTRLLPLLSRELEVLTLGSKIQKEVASSMSKSQRDFFLREQIRAIQRELGESDPATGEINSLRDQIEKNQLPDDAKKVGLKELERLQQIPTTTPEYTVSRNYLDWIVNLPWAKATEDKIDLAAAERILDEQHYGLTRVKDRLLEFLAVIKLKNKLKGPILCLVGPPGVGKTSLGKSVADALGRKFARIALGGMRDEAEIRGHRRTYVGALPGRIIQSLRRMESNNPVILLDEIDKVGSDFRGDPAAALLEVLDPQQNHTFTDNYLDMPFDLSHVLFITTANWLDPIHPALRDRLEVIELPSYTAAEKLQIAKRYLVPRQLEEHGLKPKLVKLPDAALKRLIQDYTREAGVRQLEREIAALTRKAARKIVSRQGLLRPLTITPDELPDYLGPAKFETEMAETITESGVAVGLAWTPVGGDILFIEATRMPGTGKLLLTGSLGEVMKESAQTALTYLRSQSKALKLDFTDFEKQDVHIHIPAGATPKDGPSAGVTIVAALASLLAQRLVGSDVAMTGEISLRGRVLPVGGIKEKVLAASRAGIKHVILPEQNRKDWVEVPAEVRRKLKAHFVRHISQILPLALRSQ
- a CDS encoding Hsp20/alpha crystallin family protein; the protein is MALNKVSASVHFVKRPQSVGLDSSETYWVPNTDVYVAESGLVIKVELAGMRKEDLELTVEGSRLKISGQRPDGCRAAKCTFLVMEINYGAFESVIELPPGYDLGQAKAAYQNGFLRIDVPVLAPSSQKPISVSIPSGEG